Genomic window (Streptomyces sp. RerS4):
GAGCTGCGGCGGCCGCAGGACGGCGACCAGCAGCAGCACCGCCACGGCCGCGCAGGCGGCACGCCGCCGGCCGAACCGCGCCGCGAGCCCTACGAGGACCACCGTGACCCCGCCCAACAGCAGCCCGCCCGTGAGCCCGCCGGGCCAGGGGACCTCCGCCCCGGCAGCCCGGCCCCGCCCGCGCCACGGCGGCGATCCACCCGGCCGGCACCCCGCGCACCAGGCGAGCGCCCGCGCCACCGGCATGCACAGCGGCGCCGCGGCGAGCGCCGCGAAGCCCAGCACCGTGGCGGGTCCCGCCGCGAGTTCCGCCAGCAGGTTGCACGGCACCGCGACGAGACTCACCCGGGCGGAGAGCACCACCACCACGGGCGCGCACACCGCCTGAGCGGCCGCGGCCGCCCCGAGCGCGTCGGCCAGGCGCGGCCGCATCCCCCGCCGCCGCAGCGCCGCGCTCCACCGGGGTCCCAGCGTGAGCAGAGCCCCGGTGGCCAGCACCGACAGCAGGAATCCGTAGCTCCGGGCCAACCACGGCTCGTAGAGCACGAGCAGCAGCACCGCCCCGGCCAGCGCCGGGACGAGGGACCTGCGCCGACCGGTACCCAGCGCCAGCAGGGTGATCGCCCCGCAGGCTGCGGCGCGCAACACACTCGGCTCGGGCCGGCACACGACGACGAACCCCAGCGTGAGCGCCGCCCCGCACAGGGCCGTGACCCTCAACGACAGCCCCAGTCGGGGCGCGAGCCCCCCGCGCTCGACCAGCCGCGCACGGGCCGGGGGCCCGATCAACAGGTAGAGCACCACGGTGAGGTTGGAACCGGAGACGGCCAACAGGTGCAGCAGGTCGGTGGCCCTGAACGCCTCGCGCAGGTCGGCCGGCACCCCGGAGGTGTCCCCGACCACCAGGCCGGGCAGCAGCGCCCGCGCGTCGGGCGCGAGCCCCCGGACGGCCTCCCGCAGCCCCGCCCGCAGGGTCCCGGCGACCCGCTGGGCGGCGTCGGGGCCGCCCGTCACCCGGGCGGCGCGTCCCCGCCGGGCGGACCAGCGCCACGGCCCGCTCCCCGCCCTCCGTCGGAGCCAGGGCGGCGACGACCTCGACCCGGGTGGACGGCGGCAGCCCGGCCCAGCCCGGATGCGCGGCCAGCACCCGTACCGGCGTCACGGTCCGGGTCCGCGCCCCGTCGGGCCCGCTCACCCCGGTCACCACCGCGTCCAGCACCACCATCGGCGGCCCGGTCCCACCCCGGGTGGCTCGGGGGTCGGAGCCGACGGTGAGTTCCACGAGCACCCGGGCGTGCTGCCGGGCCAACCCCACCACGGGCCCCGCCCGCGCCTCGGCCCGCTCCAGCCCGGCCACCCCCGCCCCGGCGGCCGCGCACAACAGGGCGCCGGCCGCGGCCGTACCGACCTGCCACAGGGGCTGCGGCGGCGACAGCCGGCGAGCAGCAGCACCCCGCCGCGACCACCGCGAGCCCCACCCCGACGGCGGTCCACCCGCCCGGCGCCCCCAACGCGAGCGCGGCGGCAGCCCAGGCCGCCCCGGCCGGCACCGCGAGCCGCAGATCCACCGGCCCGGCCTCCTCCGACCCGGCCCCTTCCGGCACGACCCCCTCAGGCCCGACCCCCGCGACCCCCGAGACGCCCGCGACGCCCGCGCCCCCGACCGCCGCCTCCTCAGATCCGCTCACGGCCGCACCAGCTCTCGCAGCTCGGCGAACCGCCGCTCGCCGATCCCCTGGACCTGCCGCAGTTCCTCCACGGACCGGAACCCGCCCCGCGCCGTGCGGAACTCCACGATGTGCCGGGCGAGCACCGGACCGACCCCGGGAAGCCCGTCCAACTGCTCGACGGTCGCACTGGCCAGGCTCAGCGGCCCGGCCCCCGCGCCGGCTCCGGGCCCCCCGCCACCGCCCCCGGGAGGCGGCGGCTGCGGGGTGACCCCCACCAGCACCTGTTCGCCGTCGACCAGCACCCGGGCCCGGTTGAGCCCGGTGGTGTCCGTACCGGGCCGCACTCCCCCGGCCGCCGCCAGCGCGTCCTCCACCCGCGAGCCGCCGGGCAATCGCCGCACGCCGGGCTCCCGGACCTTGCCGCCGACGTCCACCACGATCCGGGCGCCCTGAGCCGGAGCGGAAGCCGAAGCCGTGGCCGGCGCGACGGCCGCGGGGGCGACGACGGCGGGCGCGGTCACCGGCACGGGCCGGGCCGACCAGAACTGTTGGGCGGCGAAACCGACCGCCACCACCAGCACCACCGTGACGGCGGCCACCGTGCGCGGCTCCACCCCGCAGCGGGCCTGCACCCACACCGGCAACCGCTCCCGTACGGCCAACCTCAGCGCGGCCGAACCCCCCACCCCCGGCGCGGCCACGGCCTCCCGCTCCGCCGGGGCGTCCTCCCGCTCCCGCGCGACAGGCGGCGGAACACCCCCGCCCAACAGCGCCTCGGCACGCCGCCGCACCACCTCGGGGTCGGGCCTGCCCCGGGACCACGAGCGCACCCGCCGCCGGTCCCGCGCGAGCCCCTCGGAGCCCCCCACCCACTCGGGGCCACCGGCCACCGGCAGAGCGGCGGGCGGCACGGCGTGGTCGGACAGGGCTTCGTCGGACAGGGTGTCGTCGGACAGGGTGTGAGCCTGGGAGAGGCCCGCTGAGTCATGCGTTCGGAGAGTCATGCCCCGACGCTAGGGGCCTTCCCCGATCCCCGCTCGGAGCCCCCAATTCCGGTGGACAGCGGACCCGTTGTGGACAACCGCCTCACCCATTCCGGTGACCGACACCCCCTGGCCGGGCCCACCCATCACCCGACTCCCCTCAACGCGGCGACACGACCGCCGCCAACAACCCGGGCCCCGTGTGCGCGCCGATCACCGCTCCGACCTCGCTGACGTGCAGCTCGACCAGACCCGGGATCCGCTCCCGCAGCCGCTGGGCGAGCTTCTCCGCCCGCTCCGGGGCCGCCAGGTGGTGAACCGCGACATCGACGCTCCCCGAGCCCGCCCGCTCGACGGCCAGCTCCTCCAGGCGCGCGATGGCCTTGGAGGCCGTCCGTACCTTCTCCAACATCTCGATCCGCCCGCCGTCCAGCGTCAGCAGCGGCTTGACGGCCAACGCCGAGCCGAGGAGCGCCTGCGCGGCGCCGATCCGGCCGCCGCGCCGGAGGTAGTCGAGGGTGTCCACGTAGAAGTACGCCGACATCCCGGCGGCCCGCTTCTCCGCGGCGGCCACGGCCTCGTCCACGGAGCCGCCCGACTCCGCCACCTCGGCGGCGGCCAGGGCGCAGAACCCGAGGGCCATCGCGACCATGCCGGTGTCGACCACCCGGACCGGTACGGCGGCCGTCTTCGCCGCGACCACGGCGGCGTCGTAGGTCCCGGAGAACTCGGCGGAGAGGTGCAGGCTGACGATGCCGGTGGCCCCGGCGTCCACGGCCGCCTGATAGGCCCGTACGAACTCCTCGGGGCCCGGCCGGGAGGTGGTGACCGAACGGCGCTTCTGCAGGGCCACCGCGAGGCTGCGCGCCGAGATCTCGGTGCCCTCCTGCAGGGCCTCGTCGCCCAGGACCACGGTCAGGGGGACGGCGGTGATCCCATGCCGCGCCATCGCCGGCTGGGGCAGATAGGCCGTGGAATCCGTGACGATCGCGACATGGCGGGACATGAGCCGGAGGTTACCGGCACCGGGGGCGATCCGGCAGCCCGGACTTCCCCACCACCGTCACCCCAGGTCGTCCACCCCGGGACCGGACCTCAGGTCGTCGTCTCGGGACGGGGCGCCTTCTGCCACGGATAGGCGGCCGCCGGCGCCGCCGGGTCCAGCGCGGCGGGCCGCGCCGCACCGGCCGAAGCCGAACCCGAAGAAGCAGCCGAACCCGAAGCAGCACCGGCACCGGCACCGGCACCAGCAGCCGAAGCCCCGCCCGTCTCCCCCGCGCCCCGCGCCGCCCCGTCAGCGGCGGCCCCGGCTGCCTGACGCTCGTCCCACTCGGCCGCCGCGGCCGCCAGGTGGTCCACCGACTCCCGCGACCAGTCCCGCAGCGCGTCCGACTCGACCTCGATCTGCGCCGAGAGGGCGTCCAGATCCTGGTCGGCGAACTGCCGGGCCCGGTCCCGCGCGGCCCACCGCAGCGAGTCGGCCGCCTCCGTGATCTTGGTGACGCGCTCCCGCAGGTCCGAAAGGCTCGCGGCGATCCGCTGCCGGTCCGGCTCCTGCTCCAGCCGCTTCAGCTCGTCGTCCAGCTCGTGCCCGTGCGCGCTGAGCCGCTCGAAGAGGGCTATCGACTCCTTCAGCGAGCTGTCCGTCCGCACGCCCTGGTACAGGGCCTGCTGCGTGGACCGCATCGAGGTCCGCAGGTCCAGGCGCAGCTGCGCCAGCGCGCCCGCGACGCCGACCTGGCCGAAGCTCTTCGCCTTCAGGGTGGTGTCCTCGACGGTCCGGCGGGCCTGCGTCAGCGTGCGGTCCACGCCCCGCTTGGCCGCACCGACCACCTTCACCGTGGCCCAGGCGCCCAGCCCCAGGAAGGCGAACAGCACCAACAGGGCAAAGATGATCAAAGCGACGCCCGCCTCCATGATGTTCCCCTTCTCCGCCTGTTGCTTCCCTCCACCGTAAACGCCACGGGCAGGTCGGAGGTTCCAATCGAACCCCCAACCTGCCCGTACGGGATCACCCTCATACCCCGCCGGATCCGAAGATCATCACAGGACGGATCAGATCAGGACGGATCAGATGACGATGTTGACCAGCTTCGGCGCGCGCACGATCACCTTGCGGATCTCCGCGCCGTCCAGCGCCGCCACGACACCCGGGTCCGTGACCGCCAGCTGCTCCAGGTCCGCGTCCGAGATGCTCGGGGGCACCTCCAGGCGGGCCTTGACCTTGCCCTTGACCTGCACCACGCACGTCACGGCCTCGTCCACGACGTACGCCGGGTCGGCGACCGGGAAGTCCTGGTGGACCACCGAGTCGGTGTGACCCAGCCGGTGCCAGAGTTCCTCCGCGATGTGCGGGGCCAGCGGGGCGATCAGCAGCACCAGTCGCTCGGCGACGGAGCGCTCCAGCGGCCGGCCCGCCTTCGTCAGGGCGTTGTTCAGCTCGGTGATCTTGGCGATGGCGGTGTTGAACCGCAGGCCCGCCATGTCCGCGCCGGCCCCGTCGATGGCCTTGTGCAGGGCGCGCAGGGTGGCCTCGTCGGGCTCCCCGTCGACGACGGTGACGGCGCCCGTCTCCTCGTCCACGATGTTGCGCCACAGGCGCTGCAGCAGTCGGTACTGGCCGACCACGGCGCGCGTGTCCCACGGACGGGAGACGTCCAGCGGGCCCATCGCCATCTCGTACAGGCGCAGCGTGTCCGCGCCGTACTCCTCGCAGATCTCGTCGGGCGTGACGGCGTTCTTCAGGGACTTGCCCATCTTGCCGTGCTCGCGCTTGACCGGCTGACCCTGGTGGAAGTAGCCGCCGTCGCGCTCCTCGACCTCGGCCGCCGGGACGTACACACCGCGCGCGTCGGTGTAGGCGTACGCCTGGATCATGCCCTGGTTGAACAGCTTGTGGAACGGCTCGGCCGACGAGACGTGGCCCAGGTCGAACAGCACCTTCGACCAGAAGCGTGCGTACAGCAGGTGCAGCACCGCGTGCTCGGCGCCGCCGACGTACAGGTCGACGCCGCCGTGCGGAGCGCCCTCGCGCGGGCCCATCCAGTACCGCTCGATCTCCGGGTCCACCAGGGCCGAGGTGTTGTTCGGGTCCAGGTAGCGCAGCTCGTACCAGCAGGAACCGGCCCAGTTCGGCATGGTGTTGGTCTCGCGGCGGTACGAGCGCACCCCGCGGCCGTCACCCAGGTCCAGTTCGACGTTGACCCACGCCTCGTTGCGCGACAGCGGGGTCTCCGGCTTCGAGCCGGCGTCGTCCGGCTCGAAGGTGCGCGGCGAGTAGTCCTCGACCTCGGGCAGTTCCAGCGGCAGCATCGACTCGGGCAGCGGGTGCGCGACGCCGTCCTCGTCGTAGACGATCGGGAAGGGCTCGCCCCAGTAGCGCTGGCGGCTGAACAGCCAGTCGCGCAGGCGGAAGTTGACCGTGCCCTCGCCGATGCCGCGCTCCGTCAGCCAGGCGGTGATGGCGGCCTTGGCCTCCACGACGCCCAGGCCGTCCAGGGAGATGCCCTCGCCGGACGAGTTCACCAGGGTGGCGTCGTAGGAGACGAACGCGTCGTCCCATTCGGCCGGGTCGGTGCCGCGCCCGTCGGTCGGCTGGACGACGCAGCGGATCGGCAGCTCGAAGGCGCGCGCGAACTCGAAGTCGCGGCTGTCGTGCGCCGGGACGGCCATGATCGCGCCGGTGCCGTAGCCCATCAGCACGTAGTCGGCGATGAAGACGGGGACCTTCTCGCCGCTGACCGGGTTGATCGCGTACTCGCCGGTGAAGACACCGGTCTTGTCCTTGGCCTCGGCCTGTCGCTCGACGTCGGACTTCGAGGCGGCCTGCTTGCGGTACGCCGCGACGGCCTCGGCCGGGGTGGCGTATCCGCCGGTCCACACGTCGTGGGTGCCCTCGGGCCACGCGGCGGGGATGAACTTCTCCACCAGCGGGTGCTCGGGCGCCAGGACCATGTAGGTCGCGCCGAACAGGGTGTCGGGGCGGGTGGTGAAGACGGTGATGGCCTCGTCGCCCAGCGCGAAGTCGACGCGCGCGCCCTCGCTGCGGCCGATCCAGTTGCGCTGCTGGAGCTTGATGGCCTCGGGCCAGTCCAGCGCGTCCAGGTCGTCGATCAGCCGGTCGGCGTACGCGGTGATGCGCATGTTCCACTGGCTCAGCCGGGACTTGAAGACCGGGAAGTTGCCGCGCTCGGAGCGGCCGTCCGCGGTGACCTCCTCGTTGGCCAGGACGGTGCCCAGCCCGGGGCACCAGTTGACGGGCGCGTCGGAGGCGTAGGCCAGCCGGAAGCCGTTCAGCACGTCGGCGCGCTCGGCCTCGGTCAGTTCGGTCCAGGCGCGGCCGCCGGGCACCTCGCGGGAGCCGTCGGCGAAGGCGGCGACCAGCTCGGTGATCGGGCGGGCCTTCTTCGCGTCCACGTCGTAGTAGGAGTTGTAGATCTGCAGGAAGATCCACTGGGTCCACTTGTAGTACGCGGGGTCGATCGTCGCGAACGAGCGGCGCTTGTCGTGGCCCAGGCCCAGCCGGCGCAGCTGGACCTTCATGTTCTCGATGTTCGCCTCGGTCGACACGCGCGGGTGCGTGCCGGTCTGCACGGCGTACTGCTCGGCCGGCAGGCCGAAGGCGTCGAAGCCCAGGGTGTGCAGGACGTTGTGGCCGGACATCCGCTGGTGGCGGGCGAAGACGTCGGTGGCGATGTACCCGAGGGGGTGACCGACGTGCAGGCC
Coding sequences:
- a CDS encoding ComEA family DNA-binding protein, translating into MTLRTHDSAGLSQAHTLSDDTLSDEALSDHAVPPAALPVAGGPEWVGGSEGLARDRRRVRSWSRGRPDPEVVRRRAEALLGGGVPPPVAREREDAPAEREAVAAPGVGGSAALRLAVRERLPVWVQARCGVEPRTVAAVTVVLVVAVGFAAQQFWSARPVPVTAPAVVAPAAVAPATASASAPAQGARIVVDVGGKVREPGVRRLPGGSRVEDALAAAGGVRPGTDTTGLNRARVLVDGEQVLVGVTPQPPPPGGGGGGPGAGAGAGPLSLASATVEQLDGLPGVGPVLARHIVEFRTARGGFRSVEELRQVQGIGERRFAELRELVRP
- a CDS encoding DegV family protein; amino-acid sequence: MSRHVAIVTDSTAYLPQPAMARHGITAVPLTVVLGDEALQEGTEISARSLAVALQKRRSVTTSRPGPEEFVRAYQAAVDAGATGIVSLHLSAEFSGTYDAAVVAAKTAAVPVRVVDTGMVAMALGFCALAAAEVAESGGSVDEAVAAAEKRAAGMSAYFYVDTLDYLRRGGRIGAAQALLGSALAVKPLLTLDGGRIEMLEKVRTASKAIARLEELAVERAGSGSVDVAVHHLAAPERAEKLAQRLRERIPGLVELHVSEVGAVIGAHTGPGLLAAVVSPR
- the leuS gene encoding leucine--tRNA ligase, with the protein product MSETNTPAPEAAEGHRYTAAMAADIEARWQDVWDAEGTYEAPNPSGDLAGDPAVVARPKKFIMDMFPYPSGAGLHVGHPLGYIATDVFARHQRMSGHNVLHTLGFDAFGLPAEQYAVQTGTHPRVSTEANIENMKVQLRRLGLGHDKRRSFATIDPAYYKWTQWIFLQIYNSYYDVDAKKARPITELVAAFADGSREVPGGRAWTELTEAERADVLNGFRLAYASDAPVNWCPGLGTVLANEEVTADGRSERGNFPVFKSRLSQWNMRITAYADRLIDDLDALDWPEAIKLQQRNWIGRSEGARVDFALGDEAITVFTTRPDTLFGATYMVLAPEHPLVEKFIPAAWPEGTHDVWTGGYATPAEAVAAYRKQAASKSDVERQAEAKDKTGVFTGEYAINPVSGEKVPVFIADYVLMGYGTGAIMAVPAHDSRDFEFARAFELPIRCVVQPTDGRGTDPAEWDDAFVSYDATLVNSSGEGISLDGLGVVEAKAAITAWLTERGIGEGTVNFRLRDWLFSRQRYWGEPFPIVYDEDGVAHPLPESMLPLELPEVEDYSPRTFEPDDAGSKPETPLSRNEAWVNVELDLGDGRGVRSYRRETNTMPNWAGSCWYELRYLDPNNTSALVDPEIERYWMGPREGAPHGGVDLYVGGAEHAVLHLLYARFWSKVLFDLGHVSSAEPFHKLFNQGMIQAYAYTDARGVYVPAAEVEERDGGYFHQGQPVKREHGKMGKSLKNAVTPDEICEEYGADTLRLYEMAMGPLDVSRPWDTRAVVGQYRLLQRLWRNIVDEETGAVTVVDGEPDEATLRALHKAIDGAGADMAGLRFNTAIAKITELNNALTKAGRPLERSVAERLVLLIAPLAPHIAEELWHRLGHTDSVVHQDFPVADPAYVVDEAVTCVVQVKGKVKARLEVPPSISDADLEQLAVTDPGVVAALDGAEIRKVIVRAPKLVNIVI